One Helicobacter cetorum MIT 00-7128 DNA window includes the following coding sequences:
- a CDS encoding ABC transporter substrate-binding protein — MLITRFKKPIVSCLLSVFLGSMALPSVSSATTQEIKLKDYFGEQTFKLPIHKMVYLGSYAEVPAMLGTWDKVVGLSRYGFRIDINQVTAKNLKSIQSIGGDHLSALNTEELKKLSPDVVVTFVGNPKTIEYAKKFNISFLSFQEQSIKEAMNNIKAQASLLQIDASKKFQKMQETLDFVKERLKNVKRKKGVEFFHKVNMVSGYHTISSDILEKGGIDNFGLKYVKFGRAEISMEKIVKENPEIIFIWWVSALQPEDVLNNPQFATIKAVKNKQVYKLPTMDIGGPRAPLISLFIATKAYPEAFKGVDIQKIVKEYYEVVFGLNEKEIEQFLWK, encoded by the coding sequence ATGCTAATAACTCGTTTTAAAAAACCTATTGTCTCTTGTTTATTGAGCGTATTTTTAGGCTCTATGGCTTTACCTAGTGTTTCTAGTGCTACTACACAAGAAATCAAACTCAAAGATTATTTTGGAGAGCAAACTTTTAAGCTCCCTATCCATAAAATGGTTTATTTGGGGAGCTATGCTGAAGTGCCAGCAATGCTTGGCACTTGGGATAAGGTTGTAGGGCTTTCTCGCTATGGTTTTAGAATTGATATTAACCAAGTAACCGCCAAGAATCTTAAAAGTATTCAATCTATTGGTGGAGACCATCTCTCAGCCCTAAATACTGAAGAGCTTAAGAAGTTATCTCCTGATGTTGTAGTAACTTTTGTAGGCAACCCTAAGACTATTGAATATGCTAAAAAATTTAATATTTCGTTTCTTTCTTTTCAAGAACAAAGCATAAAAGAGGCTATGAATAATATTAAGGCACAAGCTAGTCTTTTGCAAATTGATGCCTCTAAGAAGTTTCAAAAAATGCAAGAAACTTTAGACTTTGTCAAAGAACGCTTAAAAAATGTCAAACGAAAAAAGGGGGTAGAATTTTTTCACAAAGTCAATATGGTAAGTGGCTATCACACTATTAGTTCTGATATTTTAGAAAAAGGTGGTATTGATAACTTTGGCTTAAAATATGTCAAATTTGGGCGTGCTGAAATTAGCATGGAAAAAATCGTTAAAGAAAATCCAGAAATTATCTTCATTTGGTGGGTAAGCGCCTTACAGCCTGAAGATGTTTTAAATAACCCACAATTTGCCACTATTAAAGCTGTAAAGAATAAGCAAGTTTATAAACTCCCCACTATGGATATAGGAGGGCCTAGAGCGCCTTTAATTAGTCTCTTTATCGCAACAAAAGCCTATCCAGAAGCTTTTAAGGGTGTAGATATTCAAAAGATTGTTAAAGAATATTATGAAGTTGTATTTGGATTAAATGAAAAAGAAATAGAACAATTTCTTTGGAAATAA
- a CDS encoding FtsW/RodA/SpoVE family cell cycle protein: MTADRNLFFCVSALIFLGVLMSYSLSSYTSVVLYHYGEFHFFVRQLFSAFLGIGIMWGLSKLDPKKWFSRLGFLLFFLPLLLTIGMVFLPESLSSSAGGAKRWIRLGFFSLAPLEFLKIGFTFFLAWSLSRTFVLQDRASVKEEVITFVPYSLVFLLLAFVVGVMQNDLGQIVLLGAVLAVLLVFSGGSAHLFGLIVSGAFAISVIAIVTSAHRILRLKLWWSNLQNSFFAFLPDKLANALRMNDLPESYQIFHAGNAMYNGGFLGQGLGLGQIKLGFLSEVHTDMVLAGIAEELGFVGLLFCVMVFVVLMVFIFKIANRLKEPKHALFCVGVALLLGFSLVINAFGVGGIFPVKGLAVPFLSYGGSSLLANCIAIGLVLSLARYAKDEIS; this comes from the coding sequence ATGACTGCAGATAGAAATCTGTTTTTTTGTGTCTCAGCACTGATTTTTTTAGGGGTGCTAATGAGTTATTCTCTCTCAAGCTATACAAGTGTTGTGCTGTATCATTATGGAGAGTTTCATTTTTTTGTGCGCCAATTATTTAGTGCTTTCTTGGGTATAGGAATTATGTGGGGGCTTTCCAAGCTAGACCCAAAAAAATGGTTTAGTCGTCTGGGTTTTTTACTTTTCTTTCTTCCATTATTACTAACAATTGGCATGGTATTTTTACCAGAAAGTCTTTCTAGTAGCGCAGGAGGAGCAAAGCGTTGGATTCGTTTAGGATTTTTCTCTTTAGCACCTTTAGAATTTTTAAAAATTGGTTTTACTTTCTTTTTAGCATGGAGTTTGTCTCGCACTTTTGTTTTGCAAGATAGGGCGAGCGTGAAAGAAGAGGTGATTACTTTTGTGCCTTATTCGCTCGTTTTTTTGCTTTTAGCATTTGTAGTAGGGGTTATGCAAAATGACTTAGGACAAATTGTTCTTTTGGGAGCAGTTTTAGCCGTTTTATTGGTGTTTTCTGGAGGAAGTGCGCACTTATTTGGCTTAATTGTTTCAGGGGCTTTTGCAATTAGCGTGATAGCTATTGTTACAAGTGCACATAGGATTTTGCGCCTAAAATTATGGTGGTCAAATTTACAAAATTCATTTTTTGCTTTTTTGCCAGATAAACTAGCTAATGCGCTTAGAATGAATGATTTGCCTGAGTCTTATCAAATTTTCCATGCAGGAAATGCTATGTATAATGGTGGATTTTTAGGGCAAGGGCTAGGGTTAGGGCAAATTAAGCTAGGGTTTTTAAGCGAAGTGCATACAGATATGGTTCTAGCTGGAATTGCAGAAGAATTGGGCTTTGTAGGCTTGTTGTTTTGTGTGATGGTGTTTGTGGTATTAATGGTGTTTATTTTTAAGATTGCTAATCGCCTAAAAGAGCCAAAACATGCGCTTTTTTGTGTGGGGGTAGCGTTATTGTTGGGATTTTCTTTAGTCATCAATGCTTTTGGAGTTGGAGGGATTTTTCCGGTTAAGGGGTTAGCAGTGCCTTTTTTAAGCTATGGAGGTAGCTCTTTACTAGCCAACTGCATAGCAATTGGGCTAGTTTTAAGCCTTGCAAGATATGCTAAAGATGAGATTTCTTAG
- the flgB gene encoding flagellar basal body rod protein FlgB, with translation MDFSKAFPLAYKALDYRALRQDMIASNIANVDTPFYRPKDLDFESVLAQKKAEIFDDKSSQALSLAYTDPKHLGFVDSDSQGASLFYRDGHLAKNDGNSVDLDIETSEMGKNSTMYLALSAALKKYRGVINYAIESSKSL, from the coding sequence ATGGATTTTTCTAAAGCGTTCCCACTTGCTTATAAGGCATTAGATTATAGAGCGTTACGCCAAGATATGATTGCCTCTAATATTGCTAATGTGGATACGCCCTTTTACAGACCTAAAGATTTAGATTTTGAAAGCGTCTTAGCACAAAAAAAGGCTGAAATCTTTGATGATAAATCTAGTCAAGCCCTATCACTAGCTTATACAGACCCTAAACATTTAGGGTTTGTAGATAGCGATTCACAAGGGGCAAGTCTCTTTTATAGAGATGGGCATTTAGCAAAAAATGATGGTAATAGTGTGGATTTGGATATTGAAACAAGCGAAATGGGCAAGAACTCTACTATGTATCTAGCCCTAAGTGCTGCGTTGAAAAAATATCGTGGCGTAATTAATTATGCCATTGAATCTAGTAAGAGTTTGTAA
- the flgC gene encoding flagellar basal body rod protein FlgC — translation MFLSSFDISGYGLSAQRLRANLISSNIANANTTRTSEGGPYRRQEAVFKSFDFNEILNQKLAQNNTIVPYEDPLNEGDENPLTPITSVYVDKIVRDDKEPLMKYDPTHPDANAQGYVAYPNVNAVVEMADLVEATRAYQANVSAFQSAKNMAHNAISMLQA, via the coding sequence ATGTTTTTATCTTCTTTTGATATTAGTGGTTATGGGTTGTCAGCTCAACGCTTAAGAGCCAATCTCATTTCTTCTAACATTGCCAATGCTAATACTACACGCACTAGCGAGGGCGGTCCTTATAGAAGACAAGAAGCCGTATTTAAATCTTTTGATTTTAATGAGATTTTAAATCAAAAATTAGCTCAAAACAATACTATTGTGCCTTATGAAGACCCCTTAAATGAGGGCGATGAAAACCCGCTAACTCCTATAACAAGTGTTTATGTGGATAAAATCGTGCGTGATGACAAAGAACCATTAATGAAATATGACCCCACACACCCTGATGCTAATGCTCAAGGCTATGTAGCTTATCCTAATGTGAATGCAGTGGTAGAAATGGCAGACTTAGTTGAGGCAACAAGGGCTTATCAAGCCAATGTTTCAGCATTCCAAAGCGCAAAGAATATGGCACATAATGCAATTAGCATGTTACAAGCATGA
- the fliE gene encoding flagellar hook-basal body complex protein FliE encodes MQAIHNDKSLLNAFSELNTDNRARQEETGNAFKEQKGGEFSRLLKQSINELNSTQEQSDKAIADMATGQIKDLHQAAIAIGRAETSMKLMLEVRNKAISAYKELLRTQI; translated from the coding sequence ATGCAAGCCATACATAATGACAAAAGCTTACTGAACGCTTTCTCTGAGCTTAATACTGATAATAGAGCCAGACAGGAAGAGACAGGAAACGCTTTCAAAGAGCAAAAAGGCGGAGAGTTTTCACGACTTCTCAAGCAGTCTATCAATGAGCTTAATAGCACACAAGAGCAATCTGATAAAGCTATCGCTGATATGGCAACAGGGCAAATCAAGGATTTACACCAAGCGGCCATTGCGATAGGAAGGGCTGAAACAAGCATGAAACTTATGCTTGAAGTGCGCAATAAAGCCATAAGCGCCTATAAAGAACTCTTAAGAACACAAATTTAG
- a CDS encoding peptidoglycan D,D-transpeptidase FtsI family protein has product MDLQENPQENSSSPFDSQTFLTSQKYKSAIATLAFLVLFLLFLAVALFKATFPKSNMPNLIINKQDIATRGTIYSQDGYSLASSQKLFKLGFDTRFLNPEKKEFFIDFLSIYSNIPKTSLRNSLNTNGYTTLAYNLTPNTAANLKDLNKKFLTYGVFQNFKDKNNKIWQKQGLDIEVSGVSRHYPYKDSLEPIVGYVQKKEEDKLTITTGKKGIEKAQNNSLDAQQNGEKIGKRDVSFNFIQNRSYIEKKRLDGFEVYLSIPLKLQKEIEVLLDKTKAKLKAKEILVGIINPKSGEILSLATSNRFDPNTIKTSDYESLNPSVAEKVFEPGSTIKPIVYSLLLDKNLINPKARIDLNKGFYQLGKYTIKDDFIPSQKTIIEDILIKSSNVGMIKISKNLTPEDFYNGLLNYGFSQKTGIDLSLESQGKIPPLNAFKREVLKGSISYGYGLNATFLQLLRAYGAFSNEGKLVTPYLVQRKTAPNGDIYIPTQKPIIQAISKKSAQKMRETLLKVVRYGTGKGAQSEGLWVGGKTGTARIAKGGGYSEESYNSSFFGFVEDERRVFTIGVVVLGSHGKEEYYASKVAAPIFKNITEILTYYRYLTPSMSIQNALEKRHLK; this is encoded by the coding sequence ATGGACTTACAAGAAAATCCCCAAGAAAATTCATCAAGCCCTTTTGATTCACAAACCTTTCTAACAAGTCAAAAATATAAAAGCGCTATAGCTACGCTCGCATTTTTAGTGCTTTTTTTACTCTTTTTAGCTGTGGCTCTATTTAAAGCCACTTTTCCTAAAAGCAACATGCCAAACTTAATAATCAATAAGCAAGATATTGCCACAAGAGGCACCATCTATAGTCAAGATGGCTATAGCCTAGCAAGCTCACAAAAACTTTTTAAACTCGGCTTTGATACAAGGTTTTTAAACCCCGAAAAAAAAGAATTTTTTATAGATTTTCTCTCTATTTATAGCAATATCCCTAAAACATCTCTAAGAAATTCTCTCAATACTAATGGCTACACCACCCTAGCTTATAATCTCACGCCAAATACGGCAGCTAATCTCAAAGATTTAAATAAAAAATTCCTTACTTATGGCGTTTTTCAAAACTTTAAAGATAAGAATAATAAAATTTGGCAAAAACAAGGGCTAGATATTGAAGTAAGCGGTGTTTCTAGGCATTACCCCTATAAAGATAGTTTAGAGCCAATTGTTGGCTATGTGCAAAAAAAAGAAGAAGATAAGCTCACTATTACCACCGGAAAAAAGGGGATTGAAAAAGCTCAAAACAATTCGCTTGATGCCCAACAAAATGGTGAAAAAATAGGCAAAAGAGATGTGAGCTTTAATTTTATTCAAAACCGCTCTTACATAGAAAAAAAGCGCCTTGATGGCTTTGAAGTGTATTTAAGCATTCCCCTAAAACTCCAAAAAGAGATTGAAGTCCTTTTGGATAAAACTAAGGCCAAACTCAAAGCCAAGGAAATTTTAGTAGGTATTATTAACCCAAAAAGTGGGGAAATCCTATCTCTAGCTACAAGCAATCGCTTTGACCCAAACACTATAAAAACAAGCGATTATGAGAGCTTAAATCCTAGTGTAGCTGAAAAAGTTTTTGAGCCCGGTAGCACGATTAAACCCATTGTATATTCTTTATTATTAGATAAAAACCTTATCAATCCTAAAGCACGCATTGATTTGAATAAAGGTTTTTATCAGCTTGGTAAATACACTATTAAAGATGATTTTATCCCTAGTCAAAAAACCATTATAGAAGATATTCTCATCAAATCTAGCAATGTGGGCATGATAAAAATTAGCAAAAATCTAACTCCTGAAGATTTTTATAACGGGCTTTTAAATTATGGCTTTTCGCAAAAAACAGGCATTGATTTATCTTTAGAAAGTCAAGGGAAAATCCCTCCCTTAAATGCCTTTAAGCGTGAGGTTTTAAAGGGAAGTATCTCTTATGGCTATGGATTGAATGCCACTTTCTTGCAACTTCTTAGAGCCTATGGCGCATTCTCTAATGAGGGCAAATTGGTTACCCCCTACTTAGTGCAACGAAAAACTGCTCCAAATGGCGATATTTATATCCCCACACAAAAACCTATTATTCAAGCTATTAGTAAAAAAAGCGCTCAAAAAATGAGAGAAACCTTGCTTAAAGTAGTGCGTTATGGAACCGGTAAGGGCGCTCAATCTGAGGGATTATGGGTTGGAGGCAAGACAGGAACTGCTAGGATAGCCAAAGGAGGTGGCTATAGCGAAGAATCCTACAACAGCTCTTTCTTTGGTTTTGTAGAAGATGAAAGGCGTGTTTTTACTATTGGAGTAGTTGTCTTAGGCTCACATGGTAAAGAAGAGTATTATGCTAGCAAGGTTGCTGCCCCTATTTTTAAAAATATCACAGAAATTCTTACTTATTATCGTTATTTAACCCCTTCTATGTCTATTCAAAACGCTTTAGAAAAACGCCACTTAAAGTAA
- a CDS encoding alpha/beta fold hydrolase: MQTDLRFKSTSNLEIHYHQYTPTNPIGVVVQIAHGMIEHKERYAWLCEELCARGYDVFINDHRGHGKSVNKSDVFLGEMGKNGFEEAISDLERLGSIIKEQLPNHKHVLLGHSMGSMLSRRLVQRGAFKPDALILIGTPSPILMIPIGIMIVGLAKLLKIDYPWDMGKIFSKNLRVKRFGKGLRGSWLCKNEHVIRECINDPLCRFSFTTNSFFNLLIGSWQCFSRFQKVPKDLKVLFMSGSDDVAGDFSKGVVRAMECLQRQGASNVMIKLFGGLRHEILNEHSKEEVLTEMLDWLERALKEG; the protein is encoded by the coding sequence ATGCAGACTGACTTACGCTTTAAAAGCACCTCAAATCTAGAAATTCACTACCATCAATACACGCCTACAAATCCTATTGGTGTTGTCGTGCAAATTGCTCATGGCATGATAGAACATAAGGAGCGCTACGCATGGTTATGTGAAGAGTTGTGTGCTAGGGGCTATGATGTTTTTATCAATGACCATAGAGGGCATGGAAAGAGTGTTAATAAAAGCGATGTGTTTTTAGGCGAAATGGGAAAAAATGGTTTTGAAGAGGCAATAAGCGATTTGGAAAGATTGGGTTCTATTATTAAGGAGCAACTTCCTAACCACAAACATGTTTTACTAGGACATAGCATGGGCTCAATGCTTTCTAGGCGCTTGGTGCAAAGAGGCGCATTTAAACCTGATGCGCTAATTTTAATAGGCACACCCTCGCCTATTTTGATGATACCTATTGGGATTATGATAGTTGGTTTAGCAAAATTATTAAAGATTGATTATCCATGGGATATGGGAAAGATTTTTTCTAAAAATCTTAGAGTGAAACGCTTTGGCAAAGGCTTAAGGGGGAGTTGGCTTTGTAAAAATGAACATGTAATTAGAGAGTGTATTAATGACCCATTATGTCGGTTTTCTTTTACTACTAATAGCTTTTTTAATCTGTTAATAGGGTCATGGCAGTGTTTTTCTCGCTTTCAAAAAGTGCCTAAAGATTTGAAGGTTTTATTTATGAGTGGGAGCGATGATGTGGCGGGGGATTTTTCAAAAGGCGTGGTGCGTGCTATGGAATGTTTGCAAAGACAAGGCGCTTCTAATGTAATGATAAAACTTTTTGGTGGCTTAAGACATGAGATATTAAATGAACATAGTAAAGAAGAAGTGCTTACAGAAATGCTTGATTGGCTAGAAAGGGCATTAAAAGAGGGTTAA
- a CDS encoding c-type cytochrome, producing MREFKILVLLIVVIGAIYYGVEPYAHSVMHPKVAPADFAFKDLEPMDLKNGDVNKGKQLVAENCTACHGIKSQNIPAPISESSSFGVVPPDLSHIAGVLDLNFLAHFIKDPVKTAKLSHKFNDEKPYPMPAFSQFSDKDLSDIVAYLTSILPEKLSDKEVFAQSCQRCHSLDYAKDKAFSNTKDLVHYLGSEVPDLSMMIRAKGEHGLNVFINDPQKLLQGTAMPRVGLSEKAQKQVITYLEKAGDRKKDERNSLGIKIMAFFAILAFLAYAWKKKVWSEVH from the coding sequence ATGAGAGAGTTTAAGATTTTAGTTTTACTCATTGTTGTTATTGGAGCGATTTATTATGGGGTTGAGCCTTATGCGCATTCTGTAATGCATCCTAAAGTCGCTCCGGCAGACTTTGCTTTCAAAGACTTAGAGCCTATGGATTTGAAAAATGGCGATGTTAATAAAGGTAAGCAACTTGTAGCAGAGAATTGCACCGCTTGCCATGGCATTAAATCTCAAAACATTCCAGCTCCTATTAGTGAGAGTAGCTCTTTTGGGGTGGTGCCACCAGATTTAAGCCATATTGCTGGGGTGCTAGATTTAAATTTCTTAGCCCACTTTATCAAAGACCCTGTAAAAACAGCAAAGTTGAGTCATAAATTCAATGATGAGAAACCTTATCCTATGCCGGCGTTTAGTCAGTTTAGCGATAAAGATTTAAGCGATATTGTGGCGTATCTCACTTCTATTTTGCCTGAAAAGTTGAGCGATAAGGAAGTGTTTGCTCAAAGCTGTCAAAGATGTCATAGCCTAGATTATGCTAAAGATAAAGCCTTTAGTAATACTAAAGATTTAGTGCACTATTTAGGCTCTGAAGTGCCTGATTTATCCATGATGATTAGAGCTAAGGGCGAGCATGGATTAAATGTCTTTATTAATGACCCTCAAAAGCTTTTGCAAGGCACAGCTATGCCTAGAGTGGGATTGAGTGAAAAAGCTCAAAAACAAGTTATCACTTATTTAGAAAAAGCGGGTGATAGAAAAAAAGATGAGAGAAACTCGTTGGGCATTAAGATTATGGCATTCTTTGCTATCTTGGCATTCTTAGCTTATGCTTGGAAAAAGAAAGTTTGGAGTGAAGTGCATTAG